A part of Ammospiza nelsoni isolate bAmmNel1 chromosome 9, bAmmNel1.pri, whole genome shotgun sequence genomic DNA contains:
- the RXRG gene encoding retinoic acid receptor RXR-gamma isoform X2: MSALGSPYRVIASSLGSHPVALSSAPGVNFVAHASPQLNVLNNVSSSEDVKPLPGLPGMGNMNYPSTSPGSLAKHICAICGDRSSGKHYGVYSCEGCKGFFKRTIRKDLIYTCRDNKDCLIDKRQRNRCQYCRYQKCLAMGMKREAVQEERQRSRERSETEAESTSSGSEDMPVERILEAELAVEPKTEAYSDMGTESSTNDPVTNICHAADKQLFTLVEWAKRIPHFSDLTLEDQVILLRAGWNELLIASFSHRSVSVQDGILLATGLHVHRSSAHSAGVGSIFDRVLTELVSKMKDMQMDKSELGCLRAIVLFNPDAKGLSSPSEVESLREKVYATLEAYTKQKYPEQPGRFAKLLLRLPALRSIGLKCLEHLFFFKLIGDTPIDTFLMEMLETPLQVT, from the exons CTCAATGTCCTCAACAACGTCAGCAGCTCGGAGGATGTCAAGCCCTTGCCGGGTCTCCCGGGGATGGGGAACATGAATTATCCATCCACGAGTCCAGGATCCCTAGCCAAACACATCTGTGCCATCTGTGGGGACAGGTCCTCAG GGAAGCACTATGGGGTGTACAGCTGTGAGGGCTGCAAAGGCTTCTTCAAGAGGACCATCAGGAAGGATCTGATCTACACCTGCCGGGATAACAAGGACTGCCTGATCGACAAGCGCCAACGCAACCGCTGCCAGTACTGCCGCTACCAGAAGTGCCTCGCCATGGGGATGAAGAGGGAAG ctgtgcaggaggagaggcagaggagcagggagcgcAGTGAGACCGAGGCCGAGTCCACGAGCAGTGGCAGTGAGGACATGCCCGTGGAGAGGATCCTGGAAGCTGAGCTGGCAGTGGAGCCCAAAACAGAGGCCTACAGTGACATGGGCACAGAGAGCTCG ACAAATGACCCTGTCACCAACATCTGCCACGCTGCTGACAAGCAGCTCTTCACTCTGGTCGAGTGGGCCAAGCGCATCCCCCACTTCTCCGACCTGACGCTGGAAGACCAAGTCATTCTCCTCCGGGCAG GCTGGAATGAGCTGCTCATTGCCTCCTTCTCCCATCGCTCTGTGTCGGTGCAGGATGGGATCCTGCTGGCCACGGGCCTGCACGTGCACCGCAGCAGCGCCCACAGCGCCGGCGTGGGCTCCATCTTTGACAG GGTTTTGACAGAGCTGGTGTCCAAAATGAAAGACATGCAGATGGATAAGTCGGAGCTGGGGTGCCTGCGAGCCATTGTCCTGTTTAACCCAG ATGCCAAGGGTTTGTCCAGCCCCTCAGAAGTGGAATCTCTGCGGGAGAAGGTCTATGCCACGCTGGAAGCCTACACGAAGCAGAAGTACCCCGAGCAGCCAGGGCG GTTTGCCAAGCTGCTCCTGCGCCTGCCGGCACTGCGCTCCATCGGGCTGaagtgcctggagcacctcttctTCTTCAAGCTGATTGGAGACACCCCCATCGACACCTTCCTCATGGAGATGCTGGAGACACCCCTGCAGGTCACTTGA